The DNA window AAAAGCCAGGTAATAGGGCGCGTCTGTTTTCCACAGACCCCTGACCTCTGCTTTCTTTTTCGTATTGTCAAGAATCTCCAGCTCCGTCCGAATCCTGTCATTCAGTCTGGAGGTTTTTTCAAAGTATGCAAGAATCTGCGCCTGCAGCCTCTCCGGAACTTCCCGGTCCGTGTATTTTCTAACGGAATGTCTGCTTCCAATTGCCTCGTACAGGTTCATCCTGGTTTCCCCCTCTTTCTATCGCCGAAGTCAGAGCCGGCATCCGCTCCCGTTGCTGTTCAGCCAGGTCTGCTTCACAGAAACGGGACAGAAACTAGATAAGCCCCGACACAAGAGGCACCACAAGCACGGTAAGAAGTCCGGCCACCGCAATGGCCAGGCTGCCCATGGCGCCCTCTATTTCTCCCAGTTCCAAAGCCCTGGCGGTTCCAATGGCGTGGGCTGCTGTCCCAAGCGCCAGGCCTTTCGCCATAGGCTCTTCAATTTTAAATATTCCAAACAGCCAGTCCGCAATAATATTCCCCAGTATTCCCGTGATTATTATGCTGACGATTGTAAGTGTCACAATACCTCCTGCTTCCTCGCTGACGCCCATGCCGATTGCCGTTGTGATGGACTTCGGAAGAAGGGATACGTAATGAGTGTGCTCCAGGCCAAATGCCCTCGCCATGACAAAGATACTCCCGGCGCTGCCGAGCACTCCCGTCACGATTGCCGCTGCCACGGCCACCAGGTTCTTCTTAAGAAGCTCAAGCTGCCTGTAAAGCGGAATGGCAAGACAGACCGTGGCCGGGGTGAGCAGATAGCTCAAAAAGCCCGCTCCTTTATTATATTCTTCATAGTTTATATGAAATACCGATAAAAATGCAATTACAAGTATAATCGCAACCAGCAGAGGGTTCAGGATGGCAAATCCCGTCCTCTTCCTCAGCCACACTCCGAAAAGGTAGGCTCCCACGCTGATCAGCATTCCGAAATAAAGTGACGATTCAACCAACTGATTCATGAGCGTTATTCCTTTCCTTTTCTTTTTCCGGTTCCCCGTATGATGCGCTGGGCCATTCTGCCCGTCACCACCATGACAAATATCGTGGAAACCACCGATATCACGGTGAGCGGTACCAGGATGTCTTTCACTTCCTGCACACTGTTCAAAAGGCCGGCTCCTGCCGGTATAAACATAAGCGGCATCGTATCCAGGAAAAAATCACCGACGCCCGACACATCCTCCACCTTCAGCGTCCCTGCACACAGCAGGACCAGAAGGATAAAAAGGCCGTACACGCCGGCCGGCACCGGAAGCGGAAGCAGGTGATTCAAAATTTCTCCCACCATCGTTATGCCAAAAATAATTGTAGCTTCTTTCAGGTACTTCATTCTGTCATATCTCCTCTCGTCTGAACGTTTTAATTCTATCACTCCATTTTTTATAGGACAATATGAAAAGTACAATAAATTCAGAGAAAATTTGTTGAAAATTTTGCCTTTTATGTACTATACTTAATAAAACGTTGTCAGAAAGCCGCCATTTTTTATTTGAAAACTTTTTTCACCACGAAACAGACGGAACCATACCACCACCGCACGCCAGGATTCTCTCCCGCGGCAGGCATGACAGGAGATATCATATGCAGATTATTAAAACAGACCGGCTTACCGGGCAGCAGAAAAAAGAAATCGGGCATCTCATTGATGAATGCCGCTCCCTTTACCCAATAAGAACCAGCTTTCCTTATGAGGATGGTTCCGTATTCTTTCTGGCTTATGAAGAATGCGCTTCTTCCATTCCGGTTCTGGTCTGCGCACTTGCGCTTATTATGCCCGAAACAGACGATTTTGATGAGACGGCCGAATGTCTGGCTTTCACCCATCCGTCTTTCAGAAAAAAAGGATACTTTTCCGCTGTCTTTGACGAGGCCGGGGCTGAATTTGAAGAAATCAGCCTTCTGATTCCGGTCGACGGGCAGGATCCCGCCGTCGTTCCCGTTCTGGAATCGCTCGGTGCGGAGTACGACTCCTGTGAATACAGAATGGAACTTGATCTCTCCTTACCATGCCCAAATGAAGCTCCTGCGCCGTCCGGCAGGCGGCTCGTCTGCCGCTCCGTAAACGGCCCCGATTCCTCTGTCTCCTACTCGTTCTCTCTGGCGGCTGATGAATCCCGTCCCATTGCCGTCTGCCGGACGGCTTCTTTCGGCACCGGCGTCTGTCTCTATTCCTTCCTGGTGGAGGAGAACTGCCGCGGACGCGGTCTGGGGGAGGAAGCGCTTTTATCGGTTATCGAAATTCTGCGCAGCCGGGGGAACGCCGTTCTCTTCCTGCACGTATCGGGCGATAATGATGCTGCCGTGAGTCTTTATAAAAAAACAGGATTCCGGATTACCGAAACCCTGTCCTATTATCTGTATTGATGGCGGTGGCCTGTACTCAGGACACGCAGGTCATCGCACATCATCTCTGGATGATGATTCCCTTCTCCTCGATCCGCTGTCTGACTTCCAGCATCTTCCAGTCCGTTTCCGCAATGATCTCGGCACAGTTTCTAAGCTCCTGTCCAATCTCCGCCGCGTCCTCTTCCTCCAGATCCTTCTTGTACTTAAGCTGGTGATCCAGGCTGGCCCAGAAGTCCATGGCGATCGTCCTGATCTGAACCTCCACCCGAATCTGCTTCTTGCTGTCCGAAAAGAAAACAGGAACTTCGATAATCATATGATAGCTTCTGTATCCATTCTCCTTCGGGCACCTGATATAATCCTTGATGGCAATCACCTTCACATCATCCTGGCGCGCCAGCATCTTGCTAATCTCGTAGATATCATCAATAAAGGAACAGATCACACGGATTCCCGCAATGTCGTCCAGGTTCTGCATCATCGATTCCACCGATACCGGGAGCCCCCTTCTCTGCAGCTTCTCAATGATACTGCGTGGTTTCTTCACGCGTGACTTAATCATCTCTATCGGATTTCTGGAATTCCTGACGGAAAGCTCGTCATTGAGAACTTCCAGCTTCGTCTTCACCTCTCTGATCGCACAGGTATACTGCATCATGCATTCCTGGAACTGTTTCGCCACTCCGATTAAAGTATCCGGAACCTCCACTTCCTTCGGTGCATTCACTGCAAACTGGGTCAGTTCGCTGTTTGGATTCAAGTTAATATTCATTGTCAACACCCCAATAGTTTTTCATGGTCGTAATCTTATTTCATTATACCCGAAAGCAGACGCATAAACAATGAAAGAATCCTTAAATTTTCCTAAAAACCGTCCCTGTTCATTTACAAATATGAGGTCTCTGTGGTATGCTCAAAATAGAAGTTTTGCCCGCGCAATACCTCGCAAGTGTTCAAAAATACATTAATACAGGAGGTTACTTATGAAATATCTCGGATATTATAACGGAACTTACGGACCGCTGGAAGAAATGAAAGTCCCAATGAACGACCGCGCCTGTTACTTCGGTGACGGAGTATACGAAGCCACTCTGGCCAGGAACGGTAAAATCTTTGCCCTGGAGGAGCATCTGGACCGTTTTTACAACAGCGCAGGACTGCTCCGCATGAAGGTTCCCTATACAAGGGAGGAACTGACGGAAATCCTCACCTCTCTTCTGAAAGAGATGGATGATTCGGAAATTTTCGTATACTGGCAGCTTACGAGAGGGACAGCCATCCGGATTCATTCCTTCCCCGAAGCTCCCATTAAGCCGAACCTCTGGATCACGATGAAACCCGGTGCGCCTGCCTCTCCTTCGAAGACCATGAAACTCATCACCGAGGAGGACACAAGGTTCCTTCACTGCAATATCAAGACCCTGAACCTGATCCCCAATGTCATGGCATACCAGAAAGCGCATGAGGCCGGCTGCGACGAATGCGTCTTCCACCGCGGCGATATTGTCACTGAATGCAGTTCCTGCAACATCTCCATCCTGAAGGACGGCGTATTCATCACCCATCCCACCGACCATTACATCCTTCCCGGCATCTCCCGGATGCATCTGATCCAGCAGTGTAAAAAGCTGGGAATCCCGGTAGATGAGCGGCCGTTCACCGTAAAAGAGCTGATGGAGGCCGACGAGGTCATCGTTTCCAGTTCTTCCAGGCTCGGCCTCATTGCCAGCGAGATCGACGGACAGCCCGTCGGAGGTAAAGCGACCGGGCTTTGGAAAAAAGTGCAGTCCTCCTATTTTGAGCGTTTCGACGAGGCAACCGCTCAGTAACAGCAGAAAGTGTGCCCGTAACCGAAAGGCGGTAGCCGGCCTGGATTCCATAGGAAAGTGACATGGAATTCCGGTCCGGCTGCCGTCGTCTTTCAATTGTTTATTCTACACATTCTCTATTACATCCGCCGCCTTTTCAAGCCACGGCGTCTTGATATACTCAACCACTCCCTGGTCAACGCTGTTTGCAATCTGCGGGTCGATCGGGATTTGGGCCAGAACCGGGATACCATACTCTTTGGCCGTCTCCTCAATATGGCTCTCACCGAACACAGAGATTCTCTTTCCGCAATCGGGACACTCCAGATAGCTCATGTTTTCCACCAGTCCCAGAATCGGAATATCCATCTTTTTCGCCATGTTAACCGCTTTCGCTACAATCATGGAAACCAGTTCCTGCGGTGACGTCACAATGATGATTCCTGCAAGAGGAAGTGACTGGAATACGGTCAGCGGAACATCTCCCGTTCCCGGAGGCATATCGACAAACATATAATCAATATCCTTCCAGAGCGCCTCGCCCCAGAACTGTTTAATCACGCCTCCCACAATTGGGCCTCTCCAGATAACCGGATCCGTCTCATGTTCCAGGATCATATTTGCAGACAGGATCTCAACGCCCGTTGCGCTCACACCCGGCAGCATCAGGCTGTCTTCCGTCACCTTTACCATTTCATGGAGGCCGAATGCCTTGGGGATGGAGGGACCTGTTATATCAGCATCCAGAATGGCCGTACGATAATTTCTGGCTCTCATCTTGCATGCCATCAGGGATGTCACAAGTGACTTGCCTACTCCGCCTTTACCACTGACTACACCTATGACTTTTTTAACGGTGCTTTGTGGATTTAACGGCTCTAAAAAGCTCTCCGCCGTCCGGCTTTCACAATTTTCGCTGCAGCTGCTGCAGTTATGGTTACAATTCTCGCTCATTGCCTTATCTCCTTACCTGATAATTTTTATAATAATTCTTCGGGAATCCTCTGCCGGGCAGATAAAAGCACGCCCAGTTTTGAGTTTTCCCAATGCCTGACTATTATATTAGCACATTCTTTTATTTTTGTCTTGTTCTATTCAGTGAGCAGAAATTTCATCGGTTCTCCGGGCAGCATCCCCTTCACGAAGGCAGAATAGCGTTAACGTTATCCTGCTTCGTTCAATGCCGCCCGGAACAACCATGGATCGAATACTGCCGGCAGACTTCCAACGTAAGAAGTCTGCCGGCAGCGCCGTTTCATCTGTTTCTGACATTTCCTGCTCTCAGGCTCTTGCGCCCGGCAGCTTGAACTGCCTGATTGCCTTCACGATTCCCGCTTCTTCCATCTTTTTTGCAATCAGGTAGAAGATGGCCGTGTCGATAGGCCACATAATAATATTCTTTACAAAACGCATCGGAATCAGCGCCAGAATCCCCTTGCCCGACATCATGCTGAGCCATAGCGTGTTAAGAAACACGTTGCAGACCATAATTACGATAAAATGGACAGCCAGGGTTCTCTTAAATGTAAGCGGCCTCTGGTACAGAAACGTTCCATAGATAATTCCGGCAAGGATTGCATTGAACGTAAAGCCGGGAAAGAACGCTCCGGTCGGTTTGATGATATATTTAATCAAATCCAGGACACCGCCGTAAAATCCGCCCACTACCGGTCCGAACATGAAGTATACAAACTGGTTGACTACGGCACCGAATCCAATTTTCAGATACGGGCCGGCTTCGATTGTAAAATATCCGAGCACTACGGCGACAGCCATGAACATGGCGGCAGTCGTGATTGTCCTGACCTTTTTAAGCTCACGGTAGGAATCACGGTAAACAGTTACAAATTTCTTCATAAAAAATACCTCCTTCTGCAGAACTCTCGATCCACATCAGGAGATATATAATATCAGCGATGCAGCGGGATGCGGGATACAGGCCGCGGGGAAATCCCCTTCGTCCGGATGTCAACTCCCTGTTCATCCGACACTTGACGCCTGCATACCTACTCTGCGTTCTTATTTTTTTATAGCCTTAGTATATCATTTAAATCATACTTTTCAATAGTTCTGTGAACATACCATGCAATAAAAATTCCAAGGGCCATTCCGCTTAACACATCCGTCGGAAAATGCACGAAGAGATACAATCTGGAAAGTGCAATAAGCGACGCCAGAATGAGCAGTGGAATCCCCCATTTCCGGTTGTAAAAAAAGACGCTGGCCGCCGCTTCAAAAGAGGCCAGGGTGTGTCCGGAGGGAAAGGAAAAATCCTTCGGATTGTGTATCAGAAGTTGAACGCTCTCATCAATCCAGCACGGCCGATCCCGCATCACTATGTTTTTTATGAACACATTGCCGATTAAGGCTCCCGCTGCCAATGACAGAAGAACCGCGACCCCCACCTTCCTCGTCTTTCTGATGCAGAAAAGCACTACTCCCAGGACGATAAAAAACCATCCCTTATCACCGAGTGATGTAACGGCTGTCATAAAACGGTCCAGAAACGGCGTATGAAGCTCCTGTAAAAAGTAAAGAATTGAAAACTCCAGTTCCAGAAAGGCCATAAATTACGTTTCCTCTGACTGGGCGTCCGTATACTCCCGGAATGCCTTGTCCATCTCAATGTAGTTGCGTTTCAGTGAAACGGGTTTTCCGTCCCTCGTCAGGAAACAGTGACGGCTTTCCCCCACACAGCGCACCTGCGCAGTTTCTTTATCGATAACCGTATACTCCAATGCCATGCGGATCCCGTTGTATTCCTTCAGGCTGGTCAGTACCTGGACGGTTTCCCCGAAGCGCGACATGCTCTTGTAGTCACAGCGCACAGCCAGAACCGGGCATATAATTCCCTGTTTCTCCATCATATCGTAGCCCATACCCATCTGTTCCATGATATCGATTCTCGCCTCTTCAAACCAGTGAAGGTAATTGGCGTGGTGGATAATTCCCATCTGATCCGTTTCGTAATACTGTGTTTTATGTTCGTAAACATCGAATTTCATAATATAATTCCCCTTTCTCCTTTGATGATAGCGCAAAAGAGAGTATCGCCCAATGTGCAATACTCTCTGCGGATTTCTTACTGTTCTCAGTCACTATTCGCCGAGTCCGGTCTCAATTGCCTCGGAAATCGTCTTTAAAGCTTCTTCCTCATCCGGACCGTCACAGATGAGAGTAATCTCTGTACCACACTTAATTCCTGCCGCCA is part of the [Clostridium] symbiosum genome and encodes:
- a CDS encoding GNAT family N-acetyltransferase; this translates as MQIIKTDRLTGQQKKEIGHLIDECRSLYPIRTSFPYEDGSVFFLAYEECASSIPVLVCALALIMPETDDFDETAECLAFTHPSFRKKGYFSAVFDEAGAEFEEISLLIPVDGQDPAVVPVLESLGAEYDSCEYRMELDLSLPCPNEAPAPSGRRLVCRSVNGPDSSVSYSFSLAADESRPIAVCRTASFGTGVCLYSFLVEENCRGRGLGEEALLSVIEILRSRGNAVLFLHVSGDNDAAVSLYKKTGFRITETLSYYLY
- a CDS encoding phosphatase PAP2 family protein, whose product is MAFLELEFSILYFLQELHTPFLDRFMTAVTSLGDKGWFFIVLGVVLFCIRKTRKVGVAVLLSLAAGALIGNVFIKNIVMRDRPCWIDESVQLLIHNPKDFSFPSGHTLASFEAAASVFFYNRKWGIPLLILASLIALSRLYLFVHFPTDVLSGMALGIFIAWYVHRTIEKYDLNDILRL
- a CDS encoding acyl-CoA thioesterase encodes the protein MKFDVYEHKTQYYETDQMGIIHHANYLHWFEEARIDIMEQMGMGYDMMEKQGIICPVLAVRCDYKSMSRFGETVQVLTSLKEYNGIRMALEYTVIDKETAQVRCVGESRHCFLTRDGKPVSLKRNYIEMDKAFREYTDAQSEET
- a CDS encoding LrgB family protein, with the protein product MNQLVESSLYFGMLISVGAYLFGVWLRKRTGFAILNPLLVAIILVIAFLSVFHINYEEYNKGAGFLSYLLTPATVCLAIPLYRQLELLKKNLVAVAAAIVTGVLGSAGSIFVMARAFGLEHTHYVSLLPKSITTAIGMGVSEEAGGIVTLTIVSIIITGILGNIIADWLFGIFKIEEPMAKGLALGTAAHAIGTARALELGEIEGAMGSLAIAVAGLLTVLVVPLVSGLI
- a CDS encoding CidA/LrgA family protein — translated: MKYLKEATIIFGITMVGEILNHLLPLPVPAGVYGLFILLVLLCAGTLKVEDVSGVGDFFLDTMPLMFIPAGAGLLNSVQEVKDILVPLTVISVVSTIFVMVVTGRMAQRIIRGTGKRKGKE
- a CDS encoding folate family ECF transporter S component, which translates into the protein MKKFVTVYRDSYRELKKVRTITTAAMFMAVAVVLGYFTIEAGPYLKIGFGAVVNQFVYFMFGPVVGGFYGGVLDLIKYIIKPTGAFFPGFTFNAILAGIIYGTFLYQRPLTFKRTLAVHFIVIMVCNVFLNTLWLSMMSGKGILALIPMRFVKNIIMWPIDTAIFYLIAKKMEEAGIVKAIRQFKLPGARA
- a CDS encoding D-amino acid aminotransferase, whose amino-acid sequence is MKYLGYYNGTYGPLEEMKVPMNDRACYFGDGVYEATLARNGKIFALEEHLDRFYNSAGLLRMKVPYTREELTEILTSLLKEMDDSEIFVYWQLTRGTAIRIHSFPEAPIKPNLWITMKPGAPASPSKTMKLITEEDTRFLHCNIKTLNLIPNVMAYQKAHEAGCDECVFHRGDIVTECSSCNISILKDGVFITHPTDHYILPGISRMHLIQQCKKLGIPVDERPFTVKELMEADEVIVSSSSRLGLIASEIDGQPVGGKATGLWKKVQSSYFERFDEATAQ
- a CDS encoding Mrp/NBP35 family ATP-binding protein, whose translation is MSENCNHNCSSCSENCESRTAESFLEPLNPQSTVKKVIGVVSGKGGVGKSLVTSLMACKMRARNYRTAILDADITGPSIPKAFGLHEMVKVTEDSLMLPGVSATGVEILSANMILEHETDPVIWRGPIVGGVIKQFWGEALWKDIDYMFVDMPPGTGDVPLTVFQSLPLAGIIIVTSPQELVSMIVAKAVNMAKKMDIPILGLVENMSYLECPDCGKRISVFGESHIEETAKEYGIPVLAQIPIDPQIANSVDQGVVEYIKTPWLEKAADVIENV
- a CDS encoding GTP pyrophosphokinase family protein, coding for MNINLNPNSELTQFAVNAPKEVEVPDTLIGVAKQFQECMMQYTCAIREVKTKLEVLNDELSVRNSRNPIEMIKSRVKKPRSIIEKLQRRGLPVSVESMMQNLDDIAGIRVICSFIDDIYEISKMLARQDDVKVIAIKDYIRCPKENGYRSYHMIIEVPVFFSDSKKQIRVEVQIRTIAMDFWASLDHQLKYKKDLEEEDAAEIGQELRNCAEIIAETDWKMLEVRQRIEEKGIIIQR